A portion of the Salarias fasciatus chromosome 15, fSalaFa1.1, whole genome shotgun sequence genome contains these proteins:
- the LOC115401807 gene encoding uncharacterized protein LOC115401807 isoform X1, with protein MDDEDICGLKDRGKVNANTVWQWRILHAEKYSTHPDPFFYSNKIGLNYNVASSSCPKLNSPFVPNGVILEVCEFARTIIKSRMHFIPNILENNFDLGFENDQQRMDFTAQIQHKLEDLIRKPVTDENEVFALFDTWKAECSNNGLNKATRTHKPQSFFMEIENISELEQLLKCSSEKETEEISASHTNGSDQKDNTDCSGREMKEVVSEDIPLLLFPSCENIGLNLGTGTKQSLDPGLLTKRVMLELLDYARVLTASFSSIVVSVLEHNFELDLKSQERRNEMWLLISQMLKKGKQMAASNTNFIPEFENEPFFFERNPLKRAYVPALSTVETLLSEETKRQKLDFSTSQEKMPPSVTKCIMKKDHGQLGEHVNGESLSHNTELCSGTEEEDEHCHMCPVEDHADSEGSGVQNSTGCDMSTESLSRLSKQSHATTDGSCNSSTLNKDLTPPSNFQPKKTLVQGNGETQIPRNVPNDCGIDQEREMDSNLWKLRASRVNQILLTLDKDQSRFISVRNLGVEFDVGFGPKQNLSLDDLTSPVLFELAQFALAMNSSQQEFILEILENNFDLCLQSEHHQKTFMCEVMKRVRELQKCEDAVRFSKEAFELPVPVSPVDKMDLNPFCKDIGLRLQVNCRHSTGKLAINKLTKGAMTEVVNFAEKLCGTFEEICMDVLKHNFDLQSMDSYLATTISAQIVVATKLKNLSDNFSCRIMKHSIADPSILIHGTKPSDTEAQNNPNLLLWMLREHRVKLILSVPHGDQCPFYSYSTCKNVGLDFNVGSGVKRNLDPKCLTNGIMVELATFAKTLQLSENDFITEILEFNFDLNFNSELHRSAFTKQLSADIFQLISRNKKFPLKNKQQFELPDLRCLEECTPDCPKCYRDRIETCLQDESESDHMPHVRPHNITDESRAHTSTKTKFAKIPVSNFSSAEILTKPFRHSKEAGLSLCVDRDHPKEKLDLHVLTEGVMLDVYHFAQKLCGAETEIIHDVLEHNFNLTQNHIEDLTRHFYDRMRTNIEELAWFNEVVELDKAPSKAHQNESDGCFEKVSSCEGASHFMATDDLPISPVNTDVSSPSSDVPEEVMMQESETEDETLQNIPNKSDMNHEEMEAETNMWKFRSIYVKKILLALSTELSPQWRLGLLEFDVASGPPRNASPKLLTSSVLYKVVHFALAMSSSQQNVLVDILEYNFNLGLQSEHQKMTFAHEVMKKVQELLARDDRDNILKEVFILPGSLSFSHVKCESDDSVDSEPETSQTASDLYPFCKKIGLKLNVSFCHPDKKLEFNKLTNGAVIEVVNFAEKLCGSYEQICVDVLRHNFDLDSQISDSDLAQNILSQVPFAIEETNLRYFFRKTQLATRIDLNVMASQRITSSQTCMMSSVKAEMNQSASQPGDVEAQNDPELLLWKLRANRVQQILSVPHKDQCPLYSYSRCKTLGIDFDVGSGLKRRLDPKLLTNGIMCEIVSLATKLGSSTVDFMTKILQYNFNVQFNNVLFHNFFHKLKIHVLNRTTPSVMLLKSQFELPDERFIHDGEPVVFKGLQHGYFCPANCSLPMTNVASAHANHKEKKSAVAPISTFPATEVITKQYHHSKKAGVILCVDNAHPKVKLDKCVLTCGVMQDVYRFSKKLCGTRFRIVNDILEHNFDLDHQSHVENIADHFFHRLSSYNGEPDWFNKLLVIKPKPRELKWKEPPPVCSSERRESCQRRKQDMQKVKELIAQRQQAKHGGKHWFSSQ; from the coding sequence ATGGATGACGAGGATATTTGTGGTCTCAAGGACAGAGGAAAGGTCAACGCAAACACAGTATGGCAATGGCGAATTTTGCATGCAGAGAAATATTCAACACATCCAGATCCATTCTTTTACAGTAACAAAATCGGACTGAATTATAATGTTGCCTCCAGCTCTTGCCCAAAACTGAATTCACCATTTGTGCCAAATGGCGTCATACTTGAGGTGTGTGAATTTGCTCGAACGATCATCAAGAGTCGCATGCACTTCATCCCAAACATTCTGGAAAACAATTTTGATCTTGGATTTGAAAATGATCAACAGCGGATGGATTTCACTGCTCAAATTCAGCACAAGCTGGAAGACTTGATCCGAAAACCTGTCACAGatgaaaatgaagtttttgctcttttcgACACCTGGAAGGCAGAATGTAGCAATAATGGACTGAACAAGGCAACAAGGACACACAAACCTCAGAGTTTCTTCATGGAAATTGAGAATATAAGTGAACTTGAGCAATTATTGAAATGTTCCTCggaaaaagagacagaagaaaTATCAGCATCCCACACTAATGGCAGTGATCAGAAAGATAACACTGATTGTTCAggaagagaaatgaaagaagtCGTCAGTGAGGACAttcctttgttgttgttcccTTCTTGTGAAAACATTGGTTTGAACCTTGGCACAGGGACTAAACAAAGTCTTGATCCAGGCTTGTTAACAAAGAGAGTgatgttggagttgttggattATGCACGAGTCTTGActgcctccttctcctccattgTCGTCAGTGTGTTGGAGCATAATTTTGAGCTTGATCTGAAAAGTCAAGAGAGAAGGAATGAAATGTGGTTGTTGATATCACAGATGTTGAAAAAGGGGAAACAAATGGCCGCCAGTAACACAAACTTCATCCCAGAGTTTGAAAATGAGCCATTTTTCTTTGAGAGAAACCCATTAAAGAGAGCCTACGTACCAGCACTGTCTACAGTGGAAACCCTTCTGTCagaagagacaaagagacaaaagCTGGATTTCAGTACTTCTCAGGAAAAGATGCCTCCTTCAGTCACAAAGTGCATCATGAAGAAGGACCACGGACAACTGGGTGAACATGTAAACGGGGAAAGTCTCTCTCACAACACTGAGTTGTGTTCAGgtacagaagaggaagatgagcaTTGTCACATGTGCCCTGTGGAGGACCACGCAGATTCAGAAGGTAGTGGTGTACAAAACTCAACTGGTTGTGACATGTCTACAGAATCATTAAGTAGGTTGAGTAAACAGTCTCATGCCACCACTGATGGTTCATGTAATTCATCCACATTGAACAAAGATCTTACCCCACCATCTAACTTCCAGCCAAAGAAAACTCTGGTGCAAGGCAATGGTGAGACACAGATTCCAAGAAATGTACCAAATGACTGTGGCATCGACCAAGAAAGAGAAATGGATTCTAATTTATGGAAACTGCGTGCCAGTCGCGTAAACCAAATTCTCCTGACACTGGACAAAGACCAATCCAGATTCATTTCTGTGAGGAATCTCGGTGTCGAGTTTGATGTTGGGTTTGGACCCAAACAGAATCTTAGTCTTGATGATTTGACAAGTCCAGTTCTTTTTGAACTTGCACAATTTGCATTAGCCATGAATTCATCCCAGCAGGAATTCATCCTGGAGATTCTTGAGAACAACTTTGACTTGTGCCTGCAAAGTGAACATCATCAAAAAACCTTCATGTGTGAAGTCATGAAGCGAGTAAGAGAACTTCAAAAATGTGAGGATGCGGTCAGATTCTCCAAAGAAGCTTTTGAACTCCCAGTTCCAGTGTCACCTGTTGACAAAATGGATCTTAATCCTTTCTGTAAGGACATTGGTCTGAGGCTTCAAGTCAATTGCAGGCATTCAACTGGAAAACTTGCCATCAATAAACTGACCAAAGGAGCAATGACTGAAGTTGTGAATTTTGCAGAAAAATTGTGTGGAACCTTTGAAGAGATCTGCATGGATGTGCTCAAACACAACTTTGACTTGCAAAGTATGGATTCTTACCTTGCAACAACGATTTCTGCTCAAATCGTTGTTGCAACTAAACTAAAGAATCTATCAGATAACTTCTCTTGCAGAATAATGAAACATTCCATAGCAGATCCTTCAATACTCATACATGGAACAAAGCCCAGTGACACAGAAGCACAAAATAATCCCAACTTGTTATTGTGGATGCTGCGAGAACATCGTGTCAAACTTATACTTTCAGTGCCTCATGGAGATCAGTGTCCGTTTTATTCTTACTCCACATGTAAGAATGTAGGCCTTGATTTTAATGTGGGGTCTGGAGTAAAACGCAACCTTGATCCAAAATGCTTAACAAATGGCATCATGGTTGAACTTGCCACTTTTGCCAAGACACTGCAGTTATCTGAAAATGATTTCATAACTGAGATTCTGGAGTTTAATTTTGATCTAAATTTCAACAGCGAACTTCATCGCAGTGCTTTCACAAAACAACTGAGCGCAGAcatttttcagctcatttcaagAAACAAGAAATTCCCACTGAAGAACAAACAACAGTTTGAGCTCCCTGACTTGAGATGTTTGGAAGAATGCACTCCAGACTGTCCCAAATGTTACCGAGACAGGATTGAAACCTGTCTTCAGGatgaatctgaatctgatcaCATGCCTCATGTTCGTCCTCATAACATCACTGATGAATCACGAGCTCATACctccacaaaaacaaagtttgcAAAGATCCCAGTCTCTAATTTCTCATCAGCAGAAATTTTGACCAAGCCCTTCCGTCACAGTAAGGAAGCTGGTTTAAGCCTGTGTGTGGACAGAGACCACCCAAAAGAGAAGTTAGACTTGCATGTTCTGACAGAGGGAGTGATGCTTGATGTATATCATTTTGCCCAAAAACTGTGTGGAGCAGAAACTGAGATCATTCATGATGTTCTTGAGCACAACTTCAACTTGACACAGAATCACATTGAAGATCTGACTCGACATTTCTATGATAGAATGAGAACAAACATTGAGGAGCTCGCCTGGTTCAATGAAGTTGTTGAACTTGATAAAGCTCCTTCCAAAGCTCACCAAAACGAAAGTGATGGTTGCTTTGAAAAAGTATCCAGTTGTGAGGGTGCTTCCCATTTCATGGCCACTGATGATTTACCCATTTCACCTGTCAACACAGATGTGAGTTCACCATCGTCAGATGTACCTGAAGAAGTCATGATGCAAGAAAGTGAAACAGAAGACGAGACCCTCCAAAATATTCCAAACAAATCTGACATGAACCATGAGGAAATGGAAGCAGAGACCAACATGTGGAAGTTTCGTTCcatttatgttaaaaaaatttTACTTGCTCTTTCGACGGAGCTTTCCCCACAGTGGAGGTTGGGACTTCTCGAGTTTGATGTTGCATCTGGGCCGCCCAGAAACGCCAGTCCAAAACTATTGACATCTTCTGTTCTGTACAAAGTTGTTCATTTTGCATTAGCAATGAGTTCATCCCAGCAGAATGTCCTTGTGGATATTCTAGAATACAACTTTAATTTAGGCCTGCAGAGTGAACACCAGAAAATGACGTTTGCACATGAAGTCATGAAAAAAGTACAGGAATTATTGGCCCGTGATGACAGAgataacattttgaaagaggtGTTTATTTTGCCAGGTTCTCTGTCATTCAGTCATGTGAAGTGTGAGAGTGATGACAGTGTTGATTCTGAACCTGAAACTTCACAGACAGCTTCAGACCTTTATCCATTCTGCAAGAAGATTGGTTTGAAGCTCAATGTGAGTTTCTGTCACCCAGATAAAAAGCTTGAATTCAACAAACTGACCAACGGAGCAGTGATTGAGGTTGTAAACTTTGCAGAAAAATTGTGTGGAAGCTACGAGCAGATTTGTGTTGATGTCCTGCGGCACAACTTTGATCTTGATTCGCAGATATCAGATTCTGATCTTGCTCAAAATATTCTTTCACAGGTTCCTTTTGCCATTGAGGAAACTAATCTTCgatattttttcagaaaaacgCAGCTTGCGACCAGAATCGATTTAAATGTCATGGCCTCTCAGAGGATTACATCTTCACAAACATGCATGATGAGTTCAGTTAAAGCAGAGATGAACCAGAGTGCAAGTCAACCCGGTGACGTTGAAGCACAAAATGATCCAGAGTTGCTGTTGTGGAAACTGCGAGCCAACCGAGTTCAGCAAATCCTCTCAGTGCCCCACAAAGACCAGTGTCCACTTTACTCTTACAGCAGATGTAAGACATTAGGCATTGATTTTGATGTCGGATCTGGATTGAAACGTCGTCTTGATCCAAAACTGTTAACCAATGGCATCATGTGTGAAATTGTATCTCTTGCCACAAAACTTGGGTCATCCACAGTAGATTTCATGACGAAGATTTTGCAGTATAATTTCAATGTGCAATTCAACAATGTGCTTTTCCAcaatttttttcacaaactgaaaaTCCATGTGTTGAATCGGACAACACCCTCAGTCATGCTTCTGAAATCCCAGTTTGAGCTGCCAGATGAGAGATTCATTCATGATGGTGAACCGGTTGTCTTCAAAGGTCTACAACATGGTTACTTTTGTCCTGCCAATTGTTCCCTTCCCATGACAAATGTTGCCTCTGCTCATGCAAACCACAAGGAAAAGAAATCTGCAGTTGCTCCAATATCCACTTTCCCAGCAACAGAGGTGATAACAAAGCAATACCATCACTCCAAGAAAGCAGGTGTAATCCTGTGTGTGGATAACGCTCACCCAAAGGTGAAACTGGACAAATGTGTACTTACATGTGGAGTAATGCAGGATGTGTACAGATTTTCTAAAAAACTTTGTGGAACAAGGTTTAGAATTGTTAATGATATTCTTGAACACAACTTCGACTTGGACCATCAGAGTCATGTGGAAAATATTGCCGATCATTTTTTTCACAGACTGAGCTCATATAATGGAGAGCCTGACTGGTTTAATAAACTCTTGGTTATCAAGCCCAAGCCTAGAGAATTGAAATGGAAAGAACCACCTcctgtgtgcagcagtgaaaggagGGAATCATGTCAAAGACGGAAACAGGATATGCAAAAAGTGAAGGAGCTGATTGCTCAGAGACAACAAGCAAAACATGGTGGAAAACATTGGTTCTCATCACAGTGA
- the LOC115401807 gene encoding uncharacterized protein LOC115401807 isoform X2: protein MNQSASQPGDVEAQNDPELLLWKLRANRVQQILSVPHKDQCPLYSYSRCKTLGIDFDVGSGLKRRLDPKLLTNGIMCEIVSLATKLGSSTVDFMTKILQYNFNVQFNNVLFHNFFHKLKIHVLNRTTPSVMLLKSQFELPDERFIHDGEPVVFKGLQHGYFCPANCSLPMTNVASAHANHKEKKSAVAPISTFPATEVITKQYHHSKKAGVILCVDNAHPKVKLDKCVLTCGVMQDVYRFSKKLCGTRFRIVNDILEHNFDLDHQSHVENIADHFFHRLSSYNGEPDWFNKLLVIKPKPRELKWKEPPPVCSSERRESCQRRKQDMQKVKELIAQRQQAKHGGKHWFSSQ from the coding sequence ATGAACCAGAGTGCAAGTCAACCCGGTGACGTTGAAGCACAAAATGATCCAGAGTTGCTGTTGTGGAAACTGCGAGCCAACCGAGTTCAGCAAATCCTCTCAGTGCCCCACAAAGACCAGTGTCCACTTTACTCTTACAGCAGATGTAAGACATTAGGCATTGATTTTGATGTCGGATCTGGATTGAAACGTCGTCTTGATCCAAAACTGTTAACCAATGGCATCATGTGTGAAATTGTATCTCTTGCCACAAAACTTGGGTCATCCACAGTAGATTTCATGACGAAGATTTTGCAGTATAATTTCAATGTGCAATTCAACAATGTGCTTTTCCAcaatttttttcacaaactgaaaaTCCATGTGTTGAATCGGACAACACCCTCAGTCATGCTTCTGAAATCCCAGTTTGAGCTGCCAGATGAGAGATTCATTCATGATGGTGAACCGGTTGTCTTCAAAGGTCTACAACATGGTTACTTTTGTCCTGCCAATTGTTCCCTTCCCATGACAAATGTTGCCTCTGCTCATGCAAACCACAAGGAAAAGAAATCTGCAGTTGCTCCAATATCCACTTTCCCAGCAACAGAGGTGATAACAAAGCAATACCATCACTCCAAGAAAGCAGGTGTAATCCTGTGTGTGGATAACGCTCACCCAAAGGTGAAACTGGACAAATGTGTACTTACATGTGGAGTAATGCAGGATGTGTACAGATTTTCTAAAAAACTTTGTGGAACAAGGTTTAGAATTGTTAATGATATTCTTGAACACAACTTCGACTTGGACCATCAGAGTCATGTGGAAAATATTGCCGATCATTTTTTTCACAGACTGAGCTCATATAATGGAGAGCCTGACTGGTTTAATAAACTCTTGGTTATCAAGCCCAAGCCTAGAGAATTGAAATGGAAAGAACCACCTcctgtgtgcagcagtgaaaggagGGAATCATGTCAAAGACGGAAACAGGATATGCAAAAAGTGAAGGAGCTGATTGCTCAGAGACAACAAGCAAAACATGGTGGAAAACATTGGTTCTCATCACAGTGA